The Candidatus Brocadiaceae bacterium genome contains the following window.
TATCACCGACAAATACGGCATCATCAATAAGAAAACATACACTACCGGGAGAGTGCCCTGGGGTATGTATTACCCGTATTGTCTCATCTCCTATTACTATCTCTTCATTATCGACGATGGTCTTGTCTATACTGGGCCTGGCAACAGAGGAAAGTCCAAAGGCGGTCGCCTGTTCATCCAATAGATCAAGCAGAGGCGCCTCGTTTTGATGGATTAAAAATTGCGCTCCCGTCATTTCCTGTAAAGCGTTCACACCGCCTACATGATCAAAATGTGCATGCGTATTTATTATATACTGCAGGGAAAGATTATGTTTCTTTATACGTTTCAGGATTTCTTCCGGATTTCCACCCGCGTCAATAACAATCGCAACGTTGCTGTTTTTTGAGCCAAGGATGTAACAATTAACAGAGAGAGGACCAACCTCCAAGGTTTCAAATAGTATATTTTTTAATCTCATTTTCTGGAAAATTTAAATCCACAGTAAAAAGGAAACGCCTTCTTATGAAAGGTTTCATTTTCAACAGTTTTTTTCATTTCTATAGATTCTCTGGCAAAGGTACTGTGACACGTCTTGCAATTCCACAGTTCGTGATTATTAAAAAGTCCTTTTTGTTTTTGAAGCCCGATGAAAACAAAGCTGATTCCCTTGCAAAGGGGACAAGCGAATTCACATTGAACTGCTTTTTCTTTAATTTTCATACATATTCCCTTTCTTTTTGCAGAGTGGATTATAGAGGTTCTTCCCCCATTTTGGAAATGATATTTCTGTAAAAAATACTATTTCTTCTATAAAGCTACACGCCTTATTATTACGAAGGAAAGCGAGAGAGGTTTTGTGTGCTTTCTACGCCTAGCACCATTCCAAACCATGGATTAAGAACAAAATGTTTTCTCTTGTTAATTTCCTTTTTCTTACTATCGGCAGCTTTTTATTTTTATACACACGCTTCTTCACAAATAAAAAATACCACACTCATACCTCTAAACAGGCAGCATCCGTTTCGAAAGTACTTTTTATACACGGTTAGCAAAATGGCAAACACCATGCCTTAATAATTAAAAGAAACGAATTTTCCAGGCACCTGCCTTCGTACAATTTACGTGAAGATAAAGACACAGCACAAAGGTATCCGACCTTCCGTATACTGGCTTTTTGTTCTCTAACCAATTACAGGTATTGTATTTGATAAATTAATTGATACATTTTTACGCGAGGTTTTGTTATAATAAATATAGAATTCAAAGGCTTTTTTTGTTATTCATTGCAACCGGAAAACACCAGGCAGGAGAATAAAATACCAGGATGTTTTTTTCTTAACCGGAAAAAAATGTGCCGTAAACCAATAATCATTTGATTATCATTGAAAAAACGTATGGATTTCACTCCAAAAGAACACCTGGAAGTAGGGAATTATATACAATATATTGATGAAATCCTCCACAAGTGTGATAAGGGGATCGAATATTGCAAGCTTTGTCCTAACGAATCCGTGTGTTCTACCCTGGAACAGGATGAATTTGGATTGGAAGGTATTGCTATTTCAGATGCCTTAACTGCAATTCAACATGCATTACATAAAATCCCCGGATACTTACATCACGCTAAAAGAAACGAACTCAAAGAACAAATTAAACGGTACATCAATGAGTCACCTGCTCATGAAAGAAACCTATGGGAAAAGAACATACTCAAAAAATTGTTGGATGAAAAACTTTCCAGACAGTTATACAGACCTGCAGAAACAAGAGATAAGATCAGGACACTCCTCACCTATAATGAAAAGGTTAGTTTCTCCACGTATCTTACTTGTCTGTCAGAAGAATCCGAAGAGATACTTCCGGGAACACCGTTATTACCCTTACGTGACTCAGTTTCGGACATTATCATGATCGTAAACAAATCTATAGGTCATAGCGATACCGTTTCCTCCCGGCCAGCACCTGCTAAATTTTATTTTGAGATGAATGTTTTTCCATTCACCAAAGATTGCAAGCTTGCGGATATAAGGCTTTCTGCTGCGTTGTGCTACTACGCCACACAACAATCTTTGGCCATACCAGAAAATTTTATTGTAACAGGAGGTTTGGATAATCAGGGTAATGTGCTGCCGGTTGAATCTCTTGGCGCCAAAATAGAAACCGTTTTGAGGGAATTGCATTTTGTAAATACCATTCTCATCCCGGCAAATAATCCCCACCGTATTCAAACTTCCGAAAGCGTTCGTATAATTGAAGTTGAAAACCTCGAACAGGCAATAGATACCGTGTTAAAAAAAACAATTCTATGATAGTTTTTTCATTCCATTAAGCAGCCGTTTTTCATTTTCCAATTTATAAAAAAGACTTGAACATGTATAAACTTTGTGTTAAAATCCGTAGGCTACTTTGGGTATACGGACGTTTGCCGGAGTTCTCGATCGGAGAGCTTTTCCAAATTGCAAATTTTTTATTGTCAGCGCTCAATTGAGGAGACTTTGATCGGTTGCTTTTTTGAAATTCATTGATTCCTGTTCGAATAGCTTTCAGAAAATAGTCCCTGCACGACGGAACTGCTTCACCGTTTTTATTGCTCCTGAATTTGTAAAAACCTGATTTTCTATTGTAAGTGTAAGAAATATTAATCAACGGTTATGTTGTGTATTCCAAGGGGGGGAACAAAATAAGCATTAGTCCCGTAAGATTTTGATGTCTGTATCAAAGAGTTGTTGAAGAAATTTTCCCTTTGATAAAGTAATACGGTAAATTGTCAATATGATGTTAAAACACAAAGGTTCTCTTTTAAAAAATATGATTGTTAGGAGGAATTTATGGAGCGGTTGAAGCAATTGTTGGAATTTGTTCAGAGAAGAAAAAAACTGATAGGCTTCTTCGGCATAATCGTAGTGGTTGTTGTCGCTGTTACGATGAATAAAGTGTATCACTATTCGGAAACGCCGGAATTTTGCGGAAGTTGCCATGAAATGGACATTCACTATGATTCATATAAGGCTTCAAAGCACCATAATGAACATGTTGAAAACTGTCATGCCTGTCACGTTGGACCGGGTATTAAAGGTTATGCTCACGCAAAGCTAAGCGACGGAACCCACGATTCATTGTTACACTCTTTTCAGGCTTATACGGACGGAGAGTTTATCGAGATTGCAGAGGATAGTGTTAAGATTATAAATGGGAATTGTTACCGTTGTCACTCGCAGGCATTCACGAAAGACAAGACACATATCGAATCTGTTGCAAAAGGCAAAAAGCATAGCGGCGAAATCGGGGACGCTCTGGAAGAGCTGGTATGCTCTGACTGTCATCTTGGTGAAGTCCATCCACATATGCCTGGTGATTTGTACAGGGAATATGCCGCAAAGAAGATAAAGCCAACGGGCAAATTCGAGGAAGTCGACTGTTTTGCATGCCATAAGCTGGCAACTCCGGAAACGGTAAAGGAATGGACACGAGGTCTTCATGCGGAAAAAGGTGTTACCTGTGTCAGTTGTCACGGAAACGATCACGGGGCTATCACAGAGAAACACGGCCATGTATCAGCAAGTTTATGTGGAGAGTGCCATCAGAAGCAGTTTGTGGAATTCCGCGAAAGTTCACATTTGAAAGGCCACCCAGTGGCACTTCCAGATACCTACGATGAAATCAGTACCAGGTCATTGCATATGGATGGATGTAAAGATTGCCATAAGATGGGATTATCATACGATTTTGACAGAATAGGAGGAAGCTGCGATGCCTGTCACCCTAGCCATGAATTTTCTGTAGAGGCTGCAAGGGCATATGATGCATGTGAAAAGTGTCATGATGGCGGGCCAGAACATTCTCAGGTAAATATTAGCCCAGGGTCTATTTTTGGTAAAGTGAAAAAAATGCGGAGCCAAGGCTTAATAACGAATGATTTAGTAAAATGTCAATCGTGTCATGGCCAAAATAAGTCTCACAATTTCAGTCAGTCATATATTCCTGAGAATATAGACGTTTTGCTCTTCGGAGGACACCGGTTAGTTCAAATGCCTGGTGTGCACGAGTAGTTTCTTTAAATTTGAAAAATACACGTAACAAATTCAAAAATCCCATCGTTTAAAAACGATGGGATTTTTTTTTAGATGAGTCAAAATCATATTATGTACTAAATATAACGGCAATAAACTTCTCACATTTGATATAGAGATTAAAAATGCTTCTCTGTTGCTCAGAACAACACATTGAATTATCGTCATGACAAGCGCACTCAGCGAAGCAATCACTTTTAATTTGAATTTGAAAATAAAGGGGATTCGTATGGGAAAAAGTATTGTGCAAAAGATTTTCGGAGCTCATCTTGTATCTGGCAAACTGAAAACCGGAGAAGAAATTGCCATTTCTTTTGATCAAACACTTACGCAAGATGCAACAGGAACAATGGCATATTTACAGTTTGAAGCTATGGGAATTCCCAAAGTAAGAACAAAACTTTCGGTGAGCTATGTAGACCACAATATGCTTCAGACAGGCTTTGAAAATTTTGATGACCACTTGTTTCTTCAAAGCTTTGCGAGCAAGCATGGTATTTATTTTTCAAAACCCGGCAACGGTATTTGCCATCAGGTACATTTAGAACGTTTTGGAGTGCCGGGAGAAACCCTTATCGGTTCCGACAGTCATACCCCTACAGGAGGAGGATTAGGTATGATTGCTATCGGCTCAGGAGGACTTGACGTTGCCATTGCTATGGCCGGTGGACCATTTTACATCGCCATGCCGAAAATTGTCCTGGTAAAATTAAACGGAAAATTGCAGCCATGGGTAACTGCAAAGGACGTGATTTTAGAATTATTAAGAAGGTTAACCGTTAAGGGTGGGGTTGGCAAAATATTTGAATATGGAGGTGAAGGAGTAAAGGCGCTTTCCGTTGAGGAACGTGCTACCATTACCAATATGGGCGCTGAACTGGGAGCGTTGACATCAATCTTTCCCAGTGATGCACAGACAAAAAAATATTTGAAATTGCAGGGTAGGGAAAACGTTTGGAAACCAATCAAGCCAGACCCAAGTGCACAGTATGACGAAGTCATAGAGATGGACCTTTCTGCACTAGAACCAATGATTGCCAAACCCCACAGCCCAGACAACGTCTGCAAGGTAGCTGAAATAGAAGGGCTGAAGGTTCAACAGGTCTGCATTGGCAGTTGTACCAATTCGTCTTATCACGATCTAATGAT
Protein-coding sequences here:
- a CDS encoding NapC/NirT family cytochrome c; amino-acid sequence: MERLKQLLEFVQRRKKLIGFFGIIVVVVVAVTMNKVYHYSETPEFCGSCHEMDIHYDSYKASKHHNEHVENCHACHVGPGIKGYAHAKLSDGTHDSLLHSFQAYTDGEFIEIAEDSVKIINGNCYRCHSQAFTKDKTHIESVAKGKKHSGEIGDALEELVCSDCHLGEVHPHMPGDLYREYAAKKIKPTGKFEEVDCFACHKLATPETVKEWTRGLHAEKGVTCVSCHGNDHGAITEKHGHVSASLCGECHQKQFVEFRESSHLKGHPVALPDTYDEISTRSLHMDGCKDCHKMGLSYDFDRIGGSCDACHPSHEFSVEAARAYDACEKCHDGGPEHSQVNISPGSIFGKVKKMRSQGLITNDLVKCQSCHGQNKSHNFSQSYIPENIDVLLFGGHRLVQMPGVHE
- a CDS encoding MBL fold metallo-hydrolase, encoding MRLKNILFETLEVGPLSVNCYILGSKNSNVAIVIDAGGNPEEILKRIKKHNLSLQYIINTHAHFDHVGGVNALQEMTGAQFLIHQNEAPLLDLLDEQATAFGLSSVARPSIDKTIVDNEEIVIGDETIRVIHTPGHSPGSVCFLIDDAVFVGDTLFAGSIGRTDLPGGSHTEIINSIKTRLFTLDDRIIAYPGHGPCTTIGEERQHNPFF